In Calothrix sp. PCC 7507, one DNA window encodes the following:
- a CDS encoding ArsA family ATPase: MALILTFLGKSGTARSKIAIAAAKLLASQGKRVLLAGLAEPALPILLDTTLTSDPQEIAPNLQVVQLQASVLLERNWEEVKKLEAQYLRTPIFKEVFGQELVVLPGMDSALALNAIREYDASGKYDAIIYDGTGDAASLRTLGLPESLSWYVRRFRQLFVSSDLGKAIAESPFIQPLISSFFNINWTADNFSAPTNQVNNLLDKGKAALSDPKHVAAFLVTTSEPIEVASTRYLWGSAQQVGITVGGIILVSSPANANLTEEFTPLPVSVIPNSPTGEWQPLIDALPNFAQQAIQAPKPIEIDIHNRQVRLFLPGFDKKQVKLTQYGPEVTVEAGDQRRNISLPPSLSGKPVTGAKFQSNYLIISF, encoded by the coding sequence ATGGCCCTAATATTGACATTTTTGGGCAAAAGCGGCACTGCTCGTAGCAAAATTGCGATCGCCGCAGCCAAACTTTTGGCCAGCCAAGGCAAGCGTGTACTCCTAGCAGGACTTGCAGAACCAGCATTACCCATCCTGTTAGATACTACCCTGACCTCTGACCCCCAGGAAATTGCACCCAATTTGCAAGTTGTACAGTTGCAAGCATCTGTACTTTTAGAACGTAACTGGGAAGAGGTGAAAAAACTTGAGGCGCAATACCTCCGCACGCCTATCTTCAAAGAAGTTTTTGGTCAAGAACTAGTAGTATTACCAGGAATGGACAGCGCTTTGGCCTTAAATGCCATTCGTGAATATGACGCTAGTGGCAAATATGATGCAATTATTTATGATGGCACAGGTGACGCTGCTAGTTTGCGGACGTTGGGTTTACCAGAATCTTTGAGTTGGTATGTGCGACGTTTTCGGCAATTGTTTGTCAGTTCTGATTTAGGGAAAGCGATCGCCGAATCACCATTCATTCAACCACTGATTAGCAGCTTTTTCAATATAAATTGGACGGCAGATAACTTCTCTGCACCAACGAATCAGGTCAATAATCTCTTAGACAAGGGTAAAGCTGCTCTGTCCGATCCCAAGCATGTCGCCGCCTTCTTAGTAACCACATCAGAGCCGATTGAGGTTGCAAGCACTCGTTATTTGTGGGGTAGCGCTCAACAAGTTGGTATCACTGTTGGTGGTATTATCCTCGTGTCTTCCCCAGCCAACGCTAACCTCACAGAAGAATTCACACCTTTACCCGTTAGCGTCATTCCCAACTCTCCAACAGGCGAATGGCAACCTTTAATAGATGCTCTCCCTAACTTTGCACAGCAAGCTATACAAGCTCCTAAACCAATTGAAATTGATATCCATAACCGCCAAGTACGCCTATTCTTGCCGGGATTTGACAAAAAGCAAGTCAAACTCACCCAGTATGGGCCAGAAGTGACTGTAGAAGCCGGAGACCAGCGGCGCAATATCTCCCTACCCCCGTCCTTGAGTGGCAAACCTGTGACTGGAGCAAAGTTTCAAAGTAATTATTTGATAATTTCTTTTTAG
- the chlG gene encoding chlorophyll synthase ChlG: MSDSTPITPNSNQAEALDSVAINTSEEVTAISDRTAKTRQMLGMKGAAPGETSIWKIRLQLMKPITWIPLIWGVVCGAASSGNYIWSLENVLKAAACMLLSGPLLAGYTQTLNDFYDREIDAINEPYRPIPSGAISERQVITQILVLFLAGIGVAFTLDVWAGHDFPNVTALAIFGSFIAYIYSAPPLKLKQNGWLGNYALGASYIALPWWAGHALFGELSWQIVILTLFYSLAGLGIAIVNDFKSVEGDRQLGLQSLPVMFGITTAAWICVVMIDLFQGLVAAYLVSIHENLYAAILVLLILPQITFQDMYFLRDPLKNDVKYQASAQPFLVLGMLVTGLALGHAGI, from the coding sequence ATGTCCGACTCAACTCCTATTACCCCAAATTCCAACCAAGCTGAAGCACTGGATTCAGTAGCAATTAATACTAGCGAAGAAGTTACAGCCATTAGTGATCGCACTGCCAAAACCAGACAAATGCTGGGGATGAAAGGTGCGGCGCCAGGGGAAACTTCTATTTGGAAAATCCGCCTGCAATTGATGAAACCAATCACCTGGATACCTCTAATTTGGGGTGTTGTCTGCGGTGCGGCTTCTTCTGGGAACTATATCTGGAGCCTAGAAAATGTCTTAAAGGCGGCGGCTTGTATGTTACTTTCTGGCCCTCTACTGGCTGGTTACACCCAAACCCTGAATGATTTCTACGATCGCGAAATTGATGCAATTAATGAACCCTACCGTCCCATCCCCTCCGGCGCAATTTCTGAGCGCCAAGTAATTACGCAGATATTAGTATTATTTCTAGCTGGTATTGGTGTGGCATTTACTCTCGATGTCTGGGCTGGTCATGACTTTCCCAACGTCACAGCCCTGGCGATATTTGGTTCTTTCATCGCCTACATCTACTCTGCACCTCCCCTGAAACTGAAGCAAAACGGCTGGTTAGGGAACTATGCTTTAGGCGCAAGTTACATCGCTTTACCTTGGTGGGCGGGTCATGCTTTATTTGGCGAACTCAGTTGGCAGATTGTGATTCTCACCCTATTTTACAGCTTGGCAGGATTGGGTATTGCCATTGTCAATGACTTTAAGAGCGTAGAAGGCGATCGTCAACTGGGATTACAATCTCTACCCGTCATGTTTGGTATCACTACTGCAGCCTGGATTTGCGTAGTGATGATTGATTTATTTCAAGGACTAGTTGCTGCTTACCTCGTCAGTATCCATGAGAATTTATACGCAGCCATTCTCGTACTGTTAATCCTCCCACAAATCACCTTCCAGGACATGTATTTTCTCCGTGACCCCCTAAAGAATGATGTCAAATATCAAGCCAGCGCCCAACCATTCCTAGTTTTGGGAATGCTTGTTACTGGTTTAGCACTAGGTCATGCTGGCATTTAA
- a CDS encoding Uma2 family endonuclease gives MATQLGEAKSLTELVISWEALPEDFQLEDEPVKNTGQPILAGALRESLEISGFIQPQMLIVSNFALCATINGQSIAKAPDWVYVPSVNQVVSNRRSYTPNLEGDIPTMVMEFLSETEGGEYSVKRTYPPGKWFFYEQILQVPIYVIFEPDGGLLEFYQLGNQHYELKLPDENGRHWVESMGLFLGTWQGTKEARTGYWLRWWDEAGNLLPWAVEKIEQERQRAEQERQRAEQERQQKERLIAYLQSQGIDPNNLPPV, from the coding sequence ATGGCAACCCAACTCGGTGAAGCCAAATCCCTAACGGAACTGGTAATTTCTTGGGAAGCATTACCTGAAGATTTTCAACTAGAGGATGAACCAGTGAAGAATACCGGTCAGCCAATTTTGGCTGGTGCTTTGCGTGAAAGCCTAGAAATTAGTGGATTCATCCAACCACAAATGTTGATAGTCTCAAACTTTGCTTTGTGTGCAACCATCAACGGACAATCTATTGCGAAAGCACCAGATTGGGTTTATGTGCCATCGGTTAATCAAGTTGTCAGCAACCGTAGAAGTTATACACCTAATTTAGAAGGTGATATCCCCACAATGGTGATGGAATTCCTCTCGGAAACTGAGGGTGGAGAATATTCCGTTAAGCGTACTTATCCACCAGGAAAATGGTTTTTCTATGAGCAAATTCTACAAGTTCCCATCTACGTAATATTTGAACCAGATGGCGGTTTATTAGAATTTTATCAACTGGGCAATCAACACTATGAGTTGAAGCTACCCGACGAAAATGGTCGTCATTGGGTAGAGTCAATGGGTTTATTTTTGGGAACTTGGCAAGGAACAAAAGAAGCACGGACTGGTTATTGGTTGCGATGGTGGGATGAAGCAGGTAATTTGTTACCTTGGGCTGTGGAAAAGATTGAACAAGAACGTCAACGTGCTGAACAAGAACGTCAACGTGCTGAACAAGAACGTCAGCAAAAAGAACGACTTATTGCTTATTTGCAATCTCAAGGTATTGACCCGAACAATTTACCACCAGTTTAA
- a CDS encoding alcohol dehydrogenase catalytic domain-containing protein → MKGLWLENNQLQLRTDIPVPQPPPGEVLVRVLRAGICNTDLELIRGYYPYTGILGHEFVGVVEQGPKHLVNQRVVGEINAACGNCRFCRRGQPTHCENRTVLGIVNRHGAFAEYLSLPIKNLHPVPDNVPTDVATFTEPLAAALEIQQQVTLSADDRVLVVGDGKLGQLVAQTLAVTGCELLVVGRHQEKLANLAARSIKTGLADAVTDRYFDISVECTGNPAGFAIARRALRPRGTLVLKSTYAGHLSLDASSLVVDEITLIGSRCGPFLPALELLASEKVDVKPLIHSSYPLDEGLAAFELAQSRGVLKVLLEISH, encoded by the coding sequence ATGAAAGGACTTTGGCTCGAAAATAATCAATTACAATTACGCACAGATATCCCGGTTCCACAACCACCACCAGGGGAAGTTCTTGTGCGTGTTTTGCGTGCAGGTATCTGTAACACTGACCTGGAACTCATCAGAGGGTACTATCCCTATACTGGTATTTTAGGGCATGAATTTGTTGGTGTTGTCGAACAGGGGCCAAAACACCTTGTTAACCAGCGAGTAGTGGGAGAAATTAACGCTGCTTGTGGAAACTGTCGGTTCTGTCGCCGTGGACAACCAACTCATTGTGAAAACCGTACTGTACTTGGCATTGTTAACCGTCACGGTGCTTTCGCCGAATATCTCAGCTTGCCAATCAAAAATCTACATCCTGTACCTGATAATGTGCCGACTGACGTTGCGACATTTACCGAACCCTTAGCAGCAGCACTGGAAATTCAGCAGCAGGTAACGTTAAGTGCAGATGACCGAGTGCTAGTAGTTGGTGATGGTAAACTAGGACAACTAGTAGCGCAGACACTAGCTGTAACTGGCTGTGAGCTTTTGGTAGTGGGGCGTCATCAAGAGAAACTTGCTAATTTAGCAGCACGGAGTATCAAAACTGGTTTAGCTGACGCTGTCACAGATAGATACTTCGATATTTCTGTAGAGTGTACTGGTAATCCAGCAGGATTTGCGATCGCCCGCCGTGCCCTACGTCCCCGTGGTACTCTAGTACTGAAAAGTACCTATGCTGGACACCTGAGCCTAGATGCTTCTTCTTTGGTAGTAGACGAAATTACACTTATTGGTTCCCGTTGCGGGCCGTTTCTCCCTGCACTGGAGTTGTTAGCAAGTGAAAAAGTTGATGTTAAACCCCTGATTCACAGCAGCTATCCCTTGGATGAAGGACTAGCTGCTTTTGAATTGGCTCAGAGTCGCGGTGTTTTAAAAGTATTGTTAGAGATTAGTCATTAA
- a CDS encoding inositol monophosphatase family protein → MNDFWITVLDFAQTITTRVGKQLMQDFGQVQALQKADGTLVTKADKWADQEIRDAIASTFSGYGILTEESEQVFPGTEWCWVIDPLDGTTNFTRGIPIWSISLGLLYQGTPIFGYVYVPPLNQAFHGFWPGTSGLSTPTGAFLNHHPIHSSVDDPSNNHFFNLCSRSLTVAQPGFPCKIRMLGVASYNFLMVATGATLGGVEATPKVWDLAGAWVIVQAAGGTWKSLKSEPFPLSPGVDYSDRSFPTLVVSRPELLPVFTPFIESVKI, encoded by the coding sequence ATGAATGATTTTTGGATCACGGTTCTCGACTTTGCCCAAACCATCACTACCAGAGTGGGTAAGCAGTTGATGCAGGATTTTGGGCAAGTGCAGGCTTTGCAAAAAGCTGATGGCACTTTAGTGACAAAAGCTGATAAATGGGCTGATCAGGAAATTAGAGATGCCATCGCCTCCACATTCTCTGGTTATGGCATATTAACCGAAGAAAGCGAACAAGTTTTTCCTGGTACAGAATGGTGCTGGGTAATAGACCCTTTGGATGGCACAACTAACTTTACACGGGGTATACCCATTTGGTCGATTTCTCTGGGTTTACTGTATCAAGGCACGCCCATTTTTGGTTACGTTTATGTGCCTCCACTGAATCAAGCTTTTCACGGATTTTGGCCGGGTACATCTGGACTATCAACCCCAACAGGGGCATTTCTCAATCACCACCCCATCCACAGCAGTGTAGACGATCCGAGTAATAATCACTTTTTTAACCTCTGTTCTCGCAGCCTCACAGTGGCACAGCCAGGCTTTCCCTGCAAAATTCGCATGTTGGGTGTTGCTAGCTATAACTTCTTGATGGTGGCGACTGGGGCGACATTGGGAGGTGTGGAGGCGACACCAAAAGTTTGGGATTTGGCTGGCGCTTGGGTAATTGTCCAAGCTGCTGGCGGTACATGGAAGTCGCTAAAATCAGAGCCGTTTCCTTTATCACCGGGAGTTGATTATAGCGATCGCTCTTTTCCCACCCTTGTTGTCAGTCGTCCGGAATTATTGCCAGTATTTACCCCTTTTATCGAAAGTGTAAAAATTTAA
- a CDS encoding BCD family MFS transporter, with translation MASGEVFDAETKSLVVPRVNLLTMFRLGLFQMGLSMMSILTLGVLNRVMIQEIAIPATLVALVLALPAFVSPSRIWFGQMSDAKPLWGYHRTAYVWVGAAIFAIAAFLSVQVMWQLNHAAGSATGWVWTTQTIGWTALLALVFAVYGLAICASGTAFAALLVDISEEDNRSKVVGIVWSMLMVGIIVGAIISASLLKQLTPEANLATLEAAINKLFMIVPAIVFGLAIAATLGVEKKYSQYSNRSTVTNREDSISLGKAWKILTASPQTGLFFTFLLVMTISLFMQDPILEPYAGQVFKMPLAESTKLNVFYGTGILLAYGISGFLIVPRLGKRRTAQLGCILVAFCSLLLGISGFSANPAFLKLGLVLFGLSTGVLTTAAVSLMLDLTAAEAAGTFIGAWGLAQSVSRGLAVVIGGSVLDLGRKLLPSLELAYGMVFVLEAVGMVVSIWFLNRVNVKEFKTTTKQAIASVLESDLD, from the coding sequence ATGGCAAGCGGTGAAGTGTTTGATGCTGAAACAAAATCTCTAGTAGTGCCAAGGGTCAACCTGCTGACTATGTTCCGGCTGGGGTTGTTTCAAATGGGGTTGAGCATGATGTCCATTTTGACTCTGGGGGTGCTGAACAGAGTCATGATTCAGGAAATCGCTATTCCAGCAACGCTGGTAGCACTGGTGCTAGCACTGCCGGCTTTTGTTTCACCTTCTCGGATTTGGTTTGGTCAAATGTCCGATGCCAAGCCTTTATGGGGCTATCATCGCACAGCTTATGTTTGGGTGGGGGCAGCAATATTTGCGATCGCTGCTTTTTTATCTGTGCAAGTAATGTGGCAGTTGAATCATGCGGCTGGCAGTGCTACTGGCTGGGTATGGACAACCCAAACAATCGGCTGGACAGCACTTCTAGCTTTGGTTTTCGCTGTCTATGGTTTAGCGATTTGTGCTAGCGGGACGGCTTTTGCTGCTTTGTTGGTGGATATCTCGGAAGAAGATAACCGTTCTAAAGTGGTGGGTATTGTTTGGTCGATGCTGATGGTGGGGATTATTGTGGGGGCAATTATTAGCGCCAGCTTACTCAAGCAATTAACCCCAGAAGCCAATTTAGCCACTTTAGAGGCAGCAATTAACAAGCTGTTTATGATTGTCCCAGCGATTGTATTTGGATTGGCGATCGCCGCTACCTTGGGTGTAGAAAAAAAGTATTCCCAATACTCCAACCGTTCCACAGTCACCAACCGGGAAGATAGTATTAGCTTAGGCAAGGCATGGAAAATCTTGACAGCCAGTCCCCAAACAGGTTTATTTTTCACCTTTTTACTGGTGATGACTATTAGCTTGTTTATGCAAGACCCCATTTTAGAGCCTTACGCGGGTCAAGTCTTTAAAATGCCATTGGCGGAAAGTACCAAACTCAATGTTTTTTATGGCACGGGGATACTACTTGCCTACGGTATTAGTGGCTTCCTAATTGTGCCGCGTTTGGGTAAACGCAGAACTGCACAATTGGGCTGTATTTTGGTAGCATTTTGTTCACTATTACTAGGAATATCCGGTTTTTCTGCTAATCCAGCCTTCTTAAAATTAGGTTTAGTTTTATTTGGTTTATCTACTGGTGTCTTAACTACGGCAGCAGTTAGCTTGATGCTGGATCTCACCGCTGCTGAAGCTGCAGGTACGTTTATTGGTGCATGGGGACTAGCACAATCTGTATCTAGGGGATTGGCGGTAGTCATCGGCGGTAGCGTTTTAGATTTAGGACGCAAGCTATTACCTAGCTTGGAACTAGCCTATGGCATGGTATTTGTCTTAGAAGCCGTCGGGATGGTGGTGTCAATTTGGTTCTTGAACCGAGTAAATGTGAAAGAATTTAAAACAACTACCAAACAAGCGATCGCTTCTGTTTTAGAAAGCGATTTAGATTGA
- a CDS encoding DNA-binding transcriptional regulator, which translates to MPKKKSAILEAVHETATGLHKAGLMDETTLREFDRLCLSPIEPLEPKQIKEIRESSHVSQAVFAAILNTSLSTVQKWEIGQKRPSGTALKLLHLVKKRGLNSLID; encoded by the coding sequence ATGCCGAAGAAGAAATCAGCGATTCTTGAAGCCGTTCACGAAACAGCTACGGGGCTGCACAAGGCTGGACTGATGGATGAGACTACATTGCGTGAATTCGACCGTCTGTGCTTGTCTCCCATTGAACCCCTAGAACCTAAGCAAATTAAGGAAATACGCGAATCATCTCATGTCAGTCAGGCAGTATTTGCTGCGATTTTGAATACAAGTCTATCAACGGTTCAAAAGTGGGAAATTGGTCAGAAGCGTCCCAGTGGCACAGCTCTTAAGCTGTTGCACCTAGTTAAGAAACGGGGATTGAATAGCCTAATTGATTAA
- a CDS encoding type II toxin-antitoxin system VapC family toxin codes for MKRLVLDAGPLIALVSVQDKYHQQCKAGFSKLPALFGEVLTPLPVLFEVYKFVLREQSSRAAMTALAVISENTVTVPVSMEMFQEIYSMVRQIPDWQGSLEDASVVAVAQLYDASVWTLDYRDLSWFKSLELWSP; via the coding sequence ATGAAGCGTCTCGTTTTGGATGCAGGCCCCCTGATTGCCCTGGTTTCTGTCCAAGATAAATACCATCAGCAATGCAAGGCGGGTTTTAGTAAGTTACCAGCGTTGTTTGGTGAAGTTCTTACCCCTCTACCAGTGCTGTTTGAAGTTTACAAGTTTGTGCTGCGAGAACAATCGAGCCGTGCTGCAATGACTGCATTAGCTGTGATTAGTGAGAACACAGTGACTGTACCAGTAAGCATGGAAATGTTTCAGGAGATTTATAGCATGGTTCGCCAGATACCAGACTGGCAAGGAAGTTTAGAGGATGCCTCTGTTGTAGCAGTAGCTCAACTTTATGATGCTAGTGTTTGGACATTGGATTACAGAGATTTGAGTTGGTTCAAGAGTCTGGAATTGTGGTCTCCGTGA
- a CDS encoding type II toxin-antitoxin system RelE/ParE family toxin, producing the protein MMEYFIAKEASQDLDAILDYFLVRNVNAGERFIREFNNKCQNVAQFPNIGRSYTKFDPRLRGIPLNGYIIFYRVLEDSVVIVPVVSGYRDLESIFADVDDSV; encoded by the coding sequence ATGATGGAATACTTTATTGCCAAGGAAGCAAGCCAAGATTTAGATGCAATTTTGGATTATTTTTTAGTTCGCAATGTCAACGCAGGGGAAAGATTTATTCGAGAATTTAATAATAAATGTCAAAATGTAGCTCAATTCCCGAATATAGGGCGAAGTTACACCAAGTTTGACCCCAGGCTGAGAGGCATACCATTGAATGGCTACATTATTTTTTATCGAGTTTTGGAAGATAGTGTTGTGATTGTGCCCGTAGTTAGCGGTTATCGGGATTTAGAATCTATATTTGCAGATGTGGACGATAGCGTTTAA
- a CDS encoding type II toxin-antitoxin system ParD family antitoxin, with the protein MNIQLKVEYEQFIQTRIATGRYENAEEVIVKALKLLEEWEKGYQEWEEETKKKLAAGLASIERGDIVDSQVVMARLEEKLRKARETQG; encoded by the coding sequence ATGAACATCCAACTGAAAGTGGAATACGAGCAATTTATACAAACCAGAATTGCTACAGGTAGATATGAAAATGCTGAAGAAGTGATTGTGAAAGCATTGAAACTGCTTGAGGAATGGGAGAAAGGTTATCAGGAATGGGAAGAAGAAACTAAGAAAAAACTAGCTGCTGGGCTGGCTTCTATCGAACGCGGAGACATAGTAGATAGTCAAGTGGTTATGGCACGACTAGAGGAGAAATTACGCAAAGCTCGTGAAACTCAAGGATGA
- a CDS encoding aldo/keto reductase — protein sequence METITLGQNGPVVTPLCIGTWAWGDKIFWNYSDRYAEEQLQAAFTAALDAGITFFDTAEVYGLGKSEQLLGQFLQQTQNQVQVATKFWNWPWRFTTQSVADALTDSLKRLQLQRVELYQIHWPFTFFLSQEALLNALADEVQRGRIGAVGISNYSAKQMQEAHQTLAARGIPLAVNQVRYSLLSREIESNGIFATARELGVTILAYSPLAQGLLTGKYTVDSGEIPSGARRIDPRFGKDGLQKIAPVISLLRQLGEKRDRTPAQVALNWLIAQGNVIPIAGAKTAEQVRQNAGALGWRLSKDEVSELEKVS from the coding sequence GTGGAAACCATCACATTGGGGCAAAACGGGCCAGTTGTCACACCCCTTTGCATTGGCACTTGGGCTTGGGGTGATAAGATTTTTTGGAATTATAGCGATCGCTATGCTGAAGAACAGTTACAAGCAGCCTTTACAGCTGCTTTAGATGCTGGTATCACTTTCTTTGACACTGCGGAAGTTTATGGACTAGGAAAAAGCGAGCAATTGTTAGGACAATTCTTACAACAAACCCAGAACCAGGTACAAGTTGCTACCAAGTTTTGGAACTGGCCTTGGCGATTTACAACTCAGTCCGTGGCTGATGCTTTGACAGACAGCCTCAAACGCTTACAACTACAGCGGGTTGAACTGTATCAAATACATTGGCCTTTCACATTCTTTTTGAGTCAAGAAGCGCTGCTCAATGCCTTAGCTGATGAAGTGCAACGGGGCAGAATTGGTGCAGTAGGTATCAGTAATTACTCAGCGAAGCAAATGCAAGAGGCGCATCAAACATTAGCAGCTAGAGGAATACCTTTAGCTGTGAACCAAGTACGCTACTCTTTGCTGAGTCGGGAAATTGAAAGCAACGGCATTTTCGCCACCGCCCGCGAGTTGGGTGTAACAATCCTGGCATATAGTCCTTTAGCACAGGGATTACTTACAGGTAAATATACCGTTGATAGTGGTGAAATTCCTAGTGGTGCGAGAAGGATAGACCCCAGATTCGGTAAAGATGGGCTACAAAAAATTGCGCCAGTGATATCTTTGCTACGCCAATTGGGAGAAAAGCGCGATCGCACTCCCGCTCAAGTTGCACTCAACTGGTTAATTGCTCAAGGAAACGTCATTCCCATAGCTGGGGCGAAAACAGCCGAACAGGTACGACAAAATGCAGGCGCGTTGGGCTGGCGATTGAGTAAGGATGAAGTGAGCGAACTAGAAAAAGTTAGTTAG
- a CDS encoding DEAD/DEAH box helicase: MNLSFQELGISQERVEQLERIGFTTPTNIQIQAIPQLLAGRDVVGQSQTGTGKTAAFSLPILERLDINQRAVQALVLTPTRELAIQVHDAIDQFIGNDGLRVLAIYGGQSIDRQILQLKRGVHMVVGTPGRVIDLLDRGCLKLDQVKWFVLDEADEMLSMGFIDDVIKILSQAPADRQTALFSATMPPSIRMIVNKFLRSPATVTVEQPKAAPNKINQVAYLIPRHWTKAKALQPILEMEDPETALIFVRTRRTAAELTNQLQSAGHSVDEYHGDLSQQARERLLTRFRNRQVRWVVATDIAARGLDVDQLSHVINYDLPDSAETYVHRIGRTGRAGKEGTAISLVQPFERRKQQMFERHNRQTWQVLTIPTRAQIEARHILKLQEMVGQALTGERLASFLPIVSELIEKYDAQAIAAAALQIAYDETRPAWLQSDIEIPQEDMSTPKPKLNKRRESPSDRNRANWSKLDSSGALEDERNGSPKPKLRTTSRRDVSVSPSNQKLGSPTGRESAS; the protein is encoded by the coding sequence ATGAATCTTTCGTTTCAAGAACTAGGCATTTCACAGGAACGTGTTGAGCAATTAGAAAGAATTGGCTTTACCACACCTACCAATATTCAAATCCAAGCGATTCCGCAACTGTTGGCGGGACGTGATGTAGTTGGTCAATCCCAAACCGGCACAGGTAAGACAGCAGCATTTTCACTACCAATTCTCGAGCGGCTGGATATTAATCAAAGAGCCGTGCAAGCCTTGGTTTTGACTCCAACTCGTGAACTAGCAATTCAAGTTCATGACGCGATCGACCAATTCATCGGCAACGATGGGTTGCGGGTGTTAGCAATTTATGGTGGACAATCAATTGACCGCCAAATTTTGCAACTCAAACGTGGTGTTCACATGGTTGTGGGCACTCCAGGACGGGTAATTGACTTACTTGATCGGGGCTGTTTAAAGCTAGATCAGGTGAAGTGGTTTGTGTTGGATGAAGCCGATGAAATGTTGAGCATGGGCTTTATCGACGATGTGATCAAAATTCTGTCCCAAGCACCAGCAGATCGGCAAACAGCGCTATTTTCAGCGACAATGCCGCCATCGATTCGCATGATCGTCAACAAATTTTTGCGATCGCCAGCAACAGTCACTGTGGAACAGCCCAAAGCTGCACCCAACAAAATCAATCAGGTAGCTTACTTGATTCCTCGTCACTGGACAAAAGCCAAAGCTTTACAGCCAATTCTGGAAATGGAAGATCCAGAAACAGCTTTAATCTTTGTCCGTACTAGACGCACCGCCGCCGAACTCACCAATCAACTGCAATCCGCTGGACACAGTGTGGATGAATACCACGGTGACTTGTCACAGCAAGCGCGGGAGCGGTTATTGACTCGGTTCCGCAATCGTCAGGTGCGCTGGGTAGTAGCCACTGATATTGCTGCACGGGGATTAGATGTCGATCAACTCTCACACGTGATCAACTACGATTTACCTGATAGCGCGGAAACTTACGTCCACCGTATCGGACGGACTGGTAGAGCTGGAAAGGAAGGAACAGCAATTTCTTTGGTTCAGCCCTTTGAGCGCCGCAAGCAACAGATGTTTGAACGCCATAACCGCCAAACTTGGCAAGTGCTGACGATTCCCACACGGGCACAGATTGAAGCACGTCACATCCTGAAATTGCAAGAAATGGTAGGACAAGCTTTAACCGGTGAGCGTCTGGCTTCATTTTTACCGATAGTCAGCGAACTCATCGAAAAATATGATGCTCAAGCGATCGCCGCAGCCGCATTGCAAATCGCTTATGACGAAACCCGTCCCGCATGGCTACAGTCAGACATAGAGATTCCCCAAGAAGACATGTCTACTCCCAAGCCCAAGTTAAACAAACGGCGTGAATCTCCAAGCGATCGCAATCGTGCCAATTGGAGCAAATTAGACTCTTCCGGTGCTCTTGAAGATGAAAGAAACGGCTCTCCTAAGCCAAAACTGCGGACAACAAGCCGCCGTGATGTTTCTGTTTCACCCTCCAATCAAAAACTAGGCTCCCCCACAGGTAGGGAATCAGCTTCTTAG